Genomic DNA from uncultured Methanospirillum sp.:
TGTCAACCTTGCACCCTGCGGTGGAGAACCGGAGATCAAGTATCTCGAGTACCTGTCTGACGAGCCCTTTTGACTCCTCGTTGTTTTGAAGATCGATCGGATAGAGCAGATGGGCACCATTCCCGGAGTCAGCCAGAAGGGGATCAGGCCACCCGGATGTGGCAAGAAATCCCCTGATTGTTTCAGCACATGACAGGGCTGTAGCATGCTCATCCTCCGAAGAGGATACACCAGATGGCCGTACCGGGTCGATGTCTATCGGCAGCCAGCGTCGCCTGATGATATCAGAGTCTGCTGTAGATACATCCGCCTTTCCCATCCGGGATTGTATCCGGTTCGCCCGTCTGGCAAGCAGTGCAGGATTTACTTCGTTGAGGGTGACATAGAAGCCCGAAATAAGCGTGTCAGCCTCTCTGATGAGTATCTCTGCCACTGCCTTCTGATAATCACTGAAGTACCCTGATGATATGCCACCACTTGAGAGAGCCCTGATCTCAATAATCTGACCAGGATCAAAGAGGTACTCAAGGGTGTTGAGTACCTCACCGGCACGATCACGCTCGATCATCACTTCTTCTCCGCAGCCATCTGCTCATATTCGGGGACGGATAGCGTCGTTCTGTGACATCCACGCTGTTCATGCCCTCACCTCAGGGAGTGGAATGGCTCCTCCCGGGAGGATCTGGTACCGTTTCCAGCAGTATCCTTCACCAACCCAGAACTGAACCTCTCCCGGATACCATACGGTCTGAAGGTTTGTTGAGAGCAGGAGTATTTCACTCCTGATCACTGGTTTACTCATCCGTGGAGAGCCTACTCTGATGAACAGAGTCCCTCTCATCCGTTCCCATGCAATGAGATGGAACAGACCCGGAACTGCACCATCGCGTCCTCCAACCCGGGCTACTTCATAGCCCAGATCCTGAAGCAGGGTTCTGGCTTCATACTCGACAGTCCTACGGGTCTGGTGCTCATGAGACGGAGACATACGATCCTCCGCGGGCGCAGATGACATTGGAATCATGAAAATTTTTCTCAGGATACCAATACCAAACAACTGCCACCATGGATATTATTAAACAACTGGCGGTACCAATATGAGTAATCCCCGCGTTAATGAGCCTGCAAGCAACAATAACTGCTGGGGATTCATGTCGTTTCATACTTCTTCACCTCATTCATTCGAACACCTGCCTACCCGTTTCAGAGAATGAATCTTAAAATCGGGCAGTAAAAAACTGTAATACGGGCACCTTTCTAAATGTTTTGGTGTTATCACCGTTTTTTCCAAGAACTGTTCAAAAAGTTATATTACCACATATCGATAAGGGCGGTACGGTTTACCAAGAAGTATTACCTAAAAGCGCAAGGTAAAAAGTTTACAAAACCATTTCTGTTTAGCATCATTGCACGAGTTATGATCCTCTATCTGCTCGAAATGTAAAAATGACCCAGATAACCGCGTTATTCAGACCATCCCTGAAAAAATTCATATATATACGACCTACCTCATAGTGTCGCTTGTCAGGCGACAGGGGGAAAAATGGGAGATTTCACACAAAAGAGTGTTGTAAAGTCTGCGGTTCGAAAACTTGCATCACCAATTGCTGACTATACTGCATTCAGCGCATTAGTCCAGGATGTTCTTGACAACAATCCCTGGGGATGTACTGCATACGAGTCAGCCGGGGTCGCAAAGCCCGCAGTGGAGAAGAGCAGGGAGGCGTATGCAGCCACCATCACCTACGAGAATGCTGAGGCGAAGACTGTCGGGAGTATTCCGGTCCGGGGGCCGACGATGGCAGCAGTCAACACGGCAGTCACCCAGATCACCGGTACTGCAGCGATCACTACCGGAATGGGCACCGGTGTGACCGCCTCACGCGACTCGTCTGAAGACTCGTTCAGTTGCACGGTGAAGTGTCATGCAAGTAATGGAGAACTCTATACGGTGTCCTTCAAACGTGACAGTGTGACAGTATCCAGTTATGAGGCCGACGCTATCAGAACCGGTCTTGAGGCATGGGCTGATACGGTTGCCATTCTGGCATGATCATCTCCTTTTTGAAGGGAGAGAAAGGGGATTACTTGCTGTTTTCCTGTGCCTACTGTTAGCCGGACCTCTTTGTGCTGACCTGGTTGCAACATCGATCAGCACCGACGGATCAGTGATGCTGAAGACCTCCGGGTCTGATGAAAACGGTTCGTTTGTATCGCGGGTACTCTCTCGTGATGAGAGCGTGGTCAGTAGGACTGCAGGAGATGAGAGCGGCCTTGATGAGGAACTCACGGTCAGGAGTTCGGGACCAACCCTCTTCAGCGGATATGCTGATGCATTGCTCAGCACGAGCGGGATCAAAACCATCTGTGCACTCCTTGACACTCCGCATGAACCAGAAGGGAGTGCAGAGGCATATGCATCCGGAATCATCCAGGGCGGGGGATACACCTCTTCACAGACCATCGGCCCAGGTCTTTCAGGTATGACTACAGTGAACGGAACCGGGCTCCTGCTACTTGGATCAGGAGCAGAAGGAAACCGAACACTCAGGGCAGCCGGGTTTGTATCAGGGAATATGTCAGTTCAGGATATGGTGAAGTACGGGGTGAAGATCTGATTGCAGAACTCCTTGCAGTAGTATCATCCGGAATAGCGCTTCTGAATGGGGGGGCTGCATACCTGATGTACAGACAGTATATCCATCTTGCAGATCTCTCACTGGAATATGCAGGTGTTATTACTGCATCTATCAGAGAGGATGAGACAGGGGCACTCGTGGTAAACCCTGATGTGCTTGCCGGAATATCTATGGATCAGATGAACAGGCTGAACGTTGCTCTCAAATGGATATATCGCCTGCCCACGCATACCTGAACCACCGAAAAAGAGAAAACCCGGAGGGGTGATCATACGATCATCCCCCACCATACAACGCCCGATATCAGGAGATTCAACGCCAAATGCCGATCTTCTCTTCGTCAGACCTTCCAGAAAACATTTCTATAAAGAACAGGGGATGACGATTGACAGGTACATGTAATTGATTTGTCTTATCGAGTTTACTCAAAAAATTCGATTACAATCGGGATTTCAGACTGAAATATCAAATAAAAAGTATTTAATACCTTCACAGGTGATTTTTCTATTACGCCTAACCAGATTATTGTGTGGTATTGGTTAGGTTATCTGTGAAGGTGTGACTAAACTATGGTATTTCATCCACCAGTGCAAATAATTGCAAAAGGAGCAGGAGCAGGCAAGTACAAAGCTGGCCTAGAGTGGTGGAACATGATCATCAGAGGATTCATGTCCGGAGCATACATCGCCATGGGAGGAGCCTTGGCGACCGTCTGTTCAACCGCCGTTGCCGACAACCTCGGTGCCGGTTTCGGCCAGCTCATTCTGGGAGCAGTGTTCCCTGTCGGACTTATTATCACCGTCCTTACCGGAGCAGAACTCTTCACCGGTGATGCAATGCTTGCACCTCTTGCAGCATTCATCCACAAGATCAGCTGGATGTCAGTCATCAACCTCTGGATCTGGGTGTATATCGGAAACCTGATCGGTTCGCTCTTCTATGCATATATCATGGCAAACGGACCGTTTGTCACATGGAATGCAGCAGGAGTTGCAACGGTTAACGCCTTCGGATTGAAAGCAGTGAGTATAGGTATAGCCAAGGTGAGTTACTTTGGTGTAGCAGGCATGTGGTCTGCGTTCCTGAAAGGAGTGGGCTGCAACTGGCTTGTGAACCTCGCTATTCTGCTCGGTATCTGCGCAGATGATGCAGTGGGCAAGTTCTTTGGAATCTGGTTCCCGATCATGGCCTTCGTTTCAACAGGGTTTGAACACTGTGTTGCTAACATGTACTTCATCCCTGCGGGTATCATGACTTCAGGTTACCTGAATGCAGACCAGATAGCAAATATCACCCCTGCAAAACTGGCAACGCTGAATTATGTGACTATGTGGACCAACAACGTCATCATCGTCACAATCGGAAACATCGTTGGTGGACTTCTCTTTGTTGGTGTGATCTACTGGATCGCATTCAAGAAAGAGATCGAAGCACTCGAGTAACCCCCCCTTTTTTTTAGAATGCAAATTCGTTCATTTCCTGTAAAACCGTCACTGCTTCATCTTGGTGTCTTCGGCTTCTTCGCTATCTTTCTCCTCTGGTACATTCTTGTTACCCATGAGTTCGTAACGTTGATCTGGGCGGTTCCAACGCTTATCTTCCTGCTTATCATCCCGATGCTGCTCAATTACATGAGCCAGAAGGAGTATGAGGGGCTTGTGCCGGTGTATGAGACCGAGGCAAAGACCGTTAAGATACGGGAGATCAGTGAAAAGATGACTTCCAAGCCGGTAAGGTTTCAGGCTGTTGTCGATGAAGTACGCTTCAGATCTCTGAACAGACCGCACTTCGTTGTGAGCGATCGGACTGGAACCACAACCGTGAAGATGTTTACAACTCCCCGTGAAGATGTCAGGGCAGGCGATCTCGTCGAGGTGCTCGGACAGGTGATACACCGGTATATCGTAACTGGTGATCCGGTGGTCAACGGAGTTTCGATACGGGTGCTGGCACCAAAAGGCAGTACAAAAGAGAAAAAAGTGTGAATACCGGCAGACGGTGAGCGCGTTTACCCGGTGAGATACTTACCAATTTTCGATTCTGTTATTTCTATTGATATCTTTTCCAGACCGATTACCGGGCTATTGAGGCATTCGGGATGTATCCAAAATTGCGGCACCGTCTGTAAAATTCCCGCCTTCAGTTGTTTTAGTGTAGAAGGGTATCTCTCCGATGATGTCATCATGGGAGTACTCCAGGATCAAGTCTTTATTCTTGTTATTCCCGGCATTTCCCCAGAACCATTCATATGGTACCGTCCCATCATCCCCGGTCTGGATAGTCTTGTGGAGCCGGACATTAAACGGATCCTTCTGGTATATTCGGAGGGTAATATCAGTGTTCGGGACTGATTCAGTTGTATTCTCTGCTTTTTTCCAGGCTCCGAAGAGGACACTGATCCCCGGCTGCCCATCTTTCAGGATATAGGATGCATCGGATGTGAGAAAAACACCCGGCAGAAAGACACCATACCTGCTGCATTCATTCAGATCATATCTGAAACAGTCTCCCGCTGCAGCCCATTCACAATACTTGGTGTTCATCTCATCAAGCATGAACGACGCGTTTACTTCATCCATTGAGGTGTATTCGAGTTCATCAGAATGTTGCTCCTCTTTTAGATTATCAGGACAGGAGTTGCCAGGTTGCAATGTGGCAGTTGATATTGCGTAGCATATTCCAGCGATCAGAACCAATCCGAGGAATACCCGAATTCCGTGAATCCGGGATATGTACAGTGCCCTTCTCTTCATCATGTCACGCTCCTGGGGTATGCCTTCACCCAATTGGTAATAATAATTCGCCAATAACGTACCCTATCCTGACCTCTCCTAATCTGGATGGATCCAGGTTACATGCTAATATCTGACAAATCAGGATGGAGAGGATGCCTGATGTAATTCGTTATAATAATACCCGCCTACTGCGACCGAGAGTGACCCAATAAGTTCAAGGAAAAATCCGTACATGAGATTCATCCCGGTCCCTATTCCGGAATAGAGTTGAGTACCATAGAGGGTCATCAGGACGAGAAGCCCGCCGATTGCAAGAAAGAGTTGCGGATATTTCTCCCCAAGACCCTGGAAATATCCATAATACAGAACCCCGATTGCCATAAGAAAGATCCAGAACAGCCAGGTAGTGGAGAGTGATATATCAAATCCCTGTAATGAGAGATGATTCATATAAATCTCATCAAATTTGTAAAATGGAAGAAAGACAGAGACAAAACTGATCAGACCTCCACCTACTATCAGGGCCCGATGATTATCAGAGAGAGATTGGAGTATCTCGTCGGTCTGCATACTGAACTCTCATCTCCCGAATAAATATGTTACGCCTTTGAGGACCCCGGTTCGTCAGGTATCATCCAGTTTTTATTACTTTGGCTGCAGGGTCAGATCCAAGGTAATAGTAGTACCCACCGACTGCCACTGCCAGAGACCCGAGGAATTCACAGAAGAATCCGTACAAGATCGTGACCAGGTTGCCTCCTCCGGCATAGATCTGAGTTCCATAGAGGGTCATCAGAATGAACAGTCCCCCAATTGCAAGAAAGAGATGCGGGTATCTCTCGCCATATCCCTGATAAAAGCCATAAAATAAAGCACCGATTCCGATAAGAAAAGGCCAGAGCAGCCAGGTTGAAGAGAGGGATGAATCTGACCCAAATATCGTAGACCCATACGAGAACATGAGATCTATCTTGTAAAACGGGAGAAAGAGAGAGATAAGACAGATAATTCCACCTCCCAGTATCAACTGACGATGATTATCAGAGAGTAATGTGAGAAATTCTTCCGGGGTCATAATCAGATATCTGTCATTGAGTAAATATCTGTTGCATCCTGTCGGGCTCATGTCAGGATACCGAAAAGTTCCGATTTTTTTCCGGAATCACGCAAAAAGGTTTTTCAGACGTACTAATCCGGGTGGATCAATCAGGTCACCCCTGATCCTGTTGGTCGGTGATATCCTGAATAATCCCATCTATACTGACCACTCTGCCTGACTCATCAGAGACAGGTCTGCCCCTCTCGCTCATCATCCTGACCCGTCCCTGCTTATCGATGATCCGGTACTGAAGGTCGTAGGGTTCTCCAGATATGATCGCGTTCATCTTGGTCTGGATCACCTGCTCCTTATCCTCGGCAAGAATAAGAGGGATGAGTGAACTTATCTGCCCACTGGCAAGTTCTTTGGAAGAATAACCGGTAAGGGTCTCGAAGTGATCATTATAGAACTCGACATCAGAGTCAGAGAGCGAGATCCTGAAGACGATTCCCGGAATATTCTGTGCCAGGGTTCTGAACTGCCGTTCACTCCTGGCTAGTGCCTCACGTGACTGGAACCGCACGATTGTGCTGCCGATGAGCGAGGAAGCGATCTCCATCGCGTAGATCTCCTTCTTGCTCCAGACCCGCTCAAACTTGCTCTCAAGAAACCCGACGCAGCCACGGATCTCTCCGTCGATGATGACTGGCACAAGCAGAACCGATGCTATCCCTGCTGATTCAAAGACGACCTGTTCCTCTTCTGGCAGGTTTTTCACGAGGCGAAACGCGGTCTTTCCTTCAGCAACAAGATCCCGTATCACCGGGTACGATGAAGCATCACTGCTCTCGTACCCCCGGTAAAACCGGGAGAACTCATACGAGTAGGGATCAGAGAACCATGACCCACTGAACGGAATTGATGTCATCGGGTTTACGTGAGCCTTGTTCTCAAACAGACATATCCCGCTCACATCTGCCGCCTCCCCGATAAGTCTGATGGTCTTTGAGACACAGTCCTGGAAGGTGGTTGACTGCAGGATGTTGGATCCAGCCTGACTTATCGCTTCGAATATCTCATTCTGGCGCTGAATCTCCAGTTCCATCAGTTTTCTGGCGGTGATATCACGCAGAGTCTCGATGACACCGATGACGTTCCCGTGGATATCATAGAGAGGAGCAGCCTTGATCCAGAACCACATCAGTACCCTTGTTACCGGATTGCGGGTCTGGATATCGACCATGATGGTGTCACCACTGATCACCGGATTCCTGTACCGCTCAAGAATTGCAGGGTTGCGGGTTAAAATGTAATCTGGGAGAATTGGAACATTCTCATCATACAAGGCTTCCGTATGGGCATACCCTGCTTTTCCGATGATCTCATGCTTTGGAACGCCGGTCAGATCCTCTATCTCCCGGTTCCACCCGGTAACGACCCCGTTTGTATCAAGCACAAAGACCGGATCAGGAAGGAACTCAAGGATGTACTCGAGTCTGAGCAGGGCTTCCTGGATCTCTGCCTCGATCCTCCTCCTTTCTGTGATGTCCCTCGCAATTGCAAGGGCAACCGGTTTGTCCTGGAGCGAGAAGAGGTGAGCATTCACCTCAACCGGCAGGACTGAACCATCGCGGCGAAGCAGATCTATCTCAAAGAATGCCTGGCTGCTTCCAATAAAGGTCCTGATGATCTCCTCGACCTGGAGAAAGTCCTCTTCCCTGACGAGATCGGTGATCTGAAGAGACGAGAACTCGCTCTGCGTGTACTGGATCATCGAGCAGGCATTGTTGTTCATCTCAAGCGATACAACCCCTGAAAGGTCGGGTTTCAGTTCCATGAGGATGATAGCATCCATGGCACTCTGAAAGAGCCGTCGATACTTCTCTTCGCTCAGGGAAAGCCGGGTCTCTGCCTCAAGACGCTCGGTGATATCACGCCATACCGAGATATAATCCACAATATCCCCGCTTTCGGAGAGGAGCGGGGTGGTGGTTGTCTCAAACCAGATCCACTCACCGCTTAAGTTTCTGAACCTGAACGAGGCAGGGGGTTTGTGTACAAATCCGGAGACATCCCGGAGTTCTTTCTTTAATGCTGCGTAGTCATTCGGATGGATGAATTCAGAGATGTTCCTGCCCACGATCTCCTGTGAAACAAAACCGGTGAGGATACCACATGCCGGTGAGACGTACGAGATGATGCCTGCCACATCCCACCTGATGATTATATCACGGACGCTCTCGGTGATGAGCCGCAGATTTGACTCATTTATCCTGATAGCCTCAAGAAGCGTGTGCTTTTCGGTGATATCCTCGCCGTTGATGACCAGGGCAGGCCGTTCCTGGAAGAATGAGACCGAGGAGATGGTGAAGAGATACGTTCTGATCTTCTCTTCCTGTTCGATACTGCTCTCAAAGGACCTGGTCTCTCCTGCACTCACGACCCTGACCTCGTGCGGGAAGACAGAACCAAAGATCCGTTCCAGCTGGAGCGACTCGATGCTGAGTCCTATTACTGACTCTGATGTTGAATTAAAAAGGCGGAGAAAGGTATCATTCACCCATCTGATCGTCAGATCGGTATTGAGAATGATCAGGATATGAGAAGAGAAGTTGAGCAACGATGACTCTGGTTTTACATCAGCGATGTAGTACTTCTTCTTCTGCCCGTGTTCCCTCATCTC
This window encodes:
- a CDS encoding PAS domain S-box protein, coding for MTSRNNTIFEDILSAFTHGKKYLSISEVAQLCGHHRHTVARYLDSLVLSGRLEMREHGQKKKYYIADVKPESSLLNFSSHILIILNTDLTIRWVNDTFLRLFNSTSESVIGLSIESLQLERIFGSVFPHEVRVVSAGETRSFESSIEQEEKIRTYLFTISSVSFFQERPALVINGEDITEKHTLLEAIRINESNLRLITESVRDIIIRWDVAGIISYVSPACGILTGFVSQEIVGRNISEFIHPNDYAALKKELRDVSGFVHKPPASFRFRNLSGEWIWFETTTTPLLSESGDIVDYISVWRDITERLEAETRLSLSEEKYRRLFQSAMDAIILMELKPDLSGVVSLEMNNNACSMIQYTQSEFSSLQITDLVREEDFLQVEEIIRTFIGSSQAFFEIDLLRRDGSVLPVEVNAHLFSLQDKPVALAIARDITERRRIEAEIQEALLRLEYILEFLPDPVFVLDTNGVVTGWNREIEDLTGVPKHEIIGKAGYAHTEALYDENVPILPDYILTRNPAILERYRNPVISGDTIMVDIQTRNPVTRVLMWFWIKAAPLYDIHGNVIGVIETLRDITARKLMELEIQRQNEIFEAISQAGSNILQSTTFQDCVSKTIRLIGEAADVSGICLFENKAHVNPMTSIPFSGSWFSDPYSYEFSRFYRGYESSDASSYPVIRDLVAEGKTAFRLVKNLPEEEQVVFESAGIASVLLVPVIIDGEIRGCVGFLESKFERVWSKKEIYAMEIASSLIGSTIVRFQSREALARSERQFRTLAQNIPGIVFRISLSDSDVEFYNDHFETLTGYSSKELASGQISSLIPLILAEDKEQVIQTKMNAIISGEPYDLQYRIIDKQGRVRMMSERGRPVSDESGRVVSIDGIIQDITDQQDQG
- a CDS encoding formate/nitrite transporter family protein, which gives rise to MVFHPPVQIIAKGAGAGKYKAGLEWWNMIIRGFMSGAYIAMGGALATVCSTAVADNLGAGFGQLILGAVFPVGLIITVLTGAELFTGDAMLAPLAAFIHKISWMSVINLWIWVYIGNLIGSLFYAYIMANGPFVTWNAAGVATVNAFGLKAVSIGIAKVSYFGVAGMWSAFLKGVGCNWLVNLAILLGICADDAVGKFFGIWFPIMAFVSTGFEHCVANMYFIPAGIMTSGYLNADQIANITPAKLATLNYVTMWTNNVIIVTIGNIVGGLLFVGVIYWIAFKKEIEALE
- a CDS encoding nucleotide-binding protein, which codes for MQIRSFPVKPSLLHLGVFGFFAIFLLWYILVTHEFVTLIWAVPTLIFLLIIPMLLNYMSQKEYEGLVPVYETEAKTVKIREISEKMTSKPVRFQAVVDEVRFRSLNRPHFVVSDRTGTTTVKMFTTPREDVRAGDLVEVLGQVIHRYIVTGDPVVNGVSIRVLAPKGSTKEKKV